DNA sequence from the Leptospira perdikensis genome:
ACCAGGTGTAAACACTGCTCGTTTGAAAGAAAAAGGTTTTACAGAAGATGTATTGGAAAAACTCGAAAAACAACTTCCATTTGTTTTTGATATCCAATTTGCATTTAACAAATTCACATTAGGTGAAGATTTCCTTTCTAAAACATTGGGAATTGATCCGGCAGTTTACAACTCAATGGGTTTTAACCTTTTAGAAACATTGGGGTTTTCTGCGGATGAAATTTCACAATCGAACGATTATGTTTGTGGAACGATGACAATCGAAAACGCTCCTTTTATCAAAGAGAAGGATCTCGCCGTTTTTGATTGTGCAAACAAATGTGGAAAATACGGAAAACGTTTCTTATCTTATCAATCACATATCCGAATTATGGCTGCGGCACAACCATTCATTTCGGGTGCGATCTCTAAAACGATCAACCTTCCCGAGGAGGCAACCATCGAGGATGTTAAAAATGCATACCTCATGTCTTGGAAAGTAATGATCAAAGCAAACGCTCTTTACCGTGATGGCTCTAAACTTTCACAACCACTTAACTCCGTATTCCAGTTGTTAAGCGCTGTGGGTGAAGAAGAGGAAGAACTACAAACTTCTTCTGCTCCTAAAACGGTAACAGAAGTAGCGGAAAAACTTGTTTATAAATACATTGCGGAAAGAAGAAAACTTCCACACCGCCGTGCAGGTTATACACAAAAAGCAATGGTTGGTGGTCACAAAGTATACCTTCGTACTGGAGAATACGAAGACGGCCAACTAGGTGAAATCTTTATCGATATGCATAAAGAAGGAGCCGCTTTCCGTTCTCTTATGAACGCTTTTGCGATCGCAGTTTCTCTTGGTTTACAACATGGAGTTCCATTAGAAGAATTTGTAGAAGCATTCACTTTCTTCAAATTTGAACCAAACGGTATGGTTTCTGGCAACCCTCACATTAAGATGTCAACTTCTGTGATCGATTACATCTTTAGAGAACTTGCCATCACCTACCTGGGAAGATACGACTTGGCACAAGTATCTCCCGAAGATCTAAGAACTGATGAAGTAGGCAGAAAGGCAGAACCGGCGAAGGATCTAGTGGGAAAGCAGGAAAGTAGCGGACTACGTGTTCCGCTACAAGTGGCTCCCATTTCAATGAAGTCTGTATTGGAAGAAAAACCAGAAGCAGTTGCAATCGCTTCTGGGACACCGCCAACTGCAGCACAATCGGCGGCAGCAACTCTGAAAATCATTGCAGAAGCAAGAACCAAAGGATATACAGGGGATTCCTGTACAGAATGCGGTTCCTTTCAGATGGTTCGAAATGGGGCTTGTCTCAAGTGTATCTCTTGTGGGTCCACAACTGGTTGTTCTTAAAAAAACGAACCAACATTTCTAAACTCTGATTGTACAATCAGGGTTCAGTGTTTACGAAAAAAAGATCTCTTGGAATCTTCCTTGAGATCTTTTTTTTATCTCTTCTATCAACTACAGCTAACATTGAATGAAAGATACCTGAGGAATCTAACCCGGTGGTAAGAGAGATAAATTTTGAATCATCTCGCGCGATTTTTAGCTAAATGCAACCGTGGAGATGTCAGGAAAAATCTAGAAAGATTTAAAGAAAAGAAACTAATCCCTTAGTTGTGAAAGTATCACAAAGACAGTTTTGCCAAATATAATCATTTTGATCCAACGAAGTTATACTTAAGGAACTGGGGCCGGTTCGATAGAAGTATCTTCTGCTTTGGGAGCACCGCCACCTAACTGATTTAAGTTGGGCAGGTCGACCTTGGGTGCAGAAAAAGTACCACGAATCGGGATACAGGTTTTTCCACCTTCTTGAGGAAGAAGTGCTACCATTCCAACTAGGTCCTGGCGTTCCTGAGCAAATTTTTCCGTAAGAGTAAAACAAACCTTAAGATCCAATTGTGAATATGAGAAATTATCCGATAAACGGACTACACCTTGAAACTGAAATTTAGCAAGCGAAGATTCCAAACTTCCTCGTTCGATTAGCAATTTACCGGAACGAATTTTAAACAGTACATTCGCCTTACGGATATCAGTTCCTTTCAAACTTCCTAAAAAAGGGATCTCTGCAGATTCTTTAATTTTTCCACCGGATAAGTCGATTTCCCCTTCTCCGTTCCATTTGGTAATTTTATCATCAAGTGGAGAAAGACGGAGAGGGATGTCTAATGTTTGCACACTCATTGCCCATTCACTCCCTTCAAAATTAAAATACCCAATATTCGCATCACCGTCCAATCTCGACTGCATTAAGCCGAGAAGCGAAATTCCCAAACTAACTTCTTCTGCTTTGATCGAAGTTCCAGAAGGAAAACTGGCAATAAAACTATCAAAAGACTTTCTTCCAAACATAGGGAAATGGATTTCTTTGGCATCCATAAAGATACCGGTTTCTTTTCCGGTTTTGATCAGGATAGAACGAACAATCTCATTCAATGGGAAAATAAAAAGAGTAAATACTAAAAAAGAAACAACCGCAATGGTTACTAATGTAACAATCTGTTTACGATTTACTTTGGAATGTTCTTCATCCCCATCCTCATCAAATAAATCACCATCGTCCTCCAAAAGACTTTCTTGGATTTCTTGGTCTTCATCGGTTAGGAAATCTTCTTCCAATTCATTTTCTTTTGGCATATTATTTCCCTTTGGACAAACGACTATAAGATGAAACTTTTAAATTTACATCATAAATTTCTTTTTCAGCAAACGGCTTACGAAAACTAAGTAAATCTACTTTGGCTTGAATTTGTTTGTTCTTTTCTATATCATAAACAAGTTTGATGATATCTTGTAAAAGTACAGACCGAAAGGATACATCAATGGTAATTTTATTATAGTCCTTTTGAATGACATTACTTGTATCCTTCATGGTTTGGACTTTGTCTTTGAGATTGTAACGAACCAAAATTTGATCCAGTTTCGAATACATCACACTCACATCTTCTTCACTTCCACCAGATTGTAATCCACGTAGATAATTGTATTCCCGGATCACTCGGTCAAGTTCCGTAGCTTGCGATCTGGTTTCAAAAATTTCTTCTGTAAGACTATTTCTTAAATCAGAAAATAAAGTGATGATGGTATAAATTCCAAGTAGGGCTACAAAACTAATGAGCCCAGTGACTAAAACTCGTTCTCTATCATTTAAGCGATCAAACATTATGGTTCATCCTTAGGAGTCACAACATCCATTTTGATTTTAAAACTGACTTTGAATTTGTTTACGCCAGTGATTAGTCTTTTGTTTTGAATTTGTATATTGGTAAATTTTTCAGATTTTTCTAAAGCTGACTGAATAGTTCCAATTTCTCCAAATTCATTCACTCGACCATAAATTTGGATTTCCTTTTCTTCGAAATTAAACTGATCCAAAATAAAAGGCAAAACTTCAGGGGAAGGAAATTGTTCAGTGGCTTCATTCAAAACGTCTAAAACACTTTCTTGTGAAAGAAAAAGGCGATAGATTTCCGTTTTTTTTCGTTCTGCTTTTAACTTTTTATTAGCTTCTGCAAGTGGATCTTCTTCTTCCCCGAGCTCCCCGCCAATTCCATTTTTATATTTCTCAAGTAACACTTGTTTGTTAGCAGCAATTTTACGTTTATCTAAAATAATACCTATTAAAAATACTCCAAAGAGGAGCACCAATGATATACTGACAAGGATTAGATGAGGCTTAAAAGCAGATAACTTAAAACGATTCGTGTGAATTCTTTTTGCAAATCCAGTTTCTAGAAAATTAACTCGATTA
Encoded proteins:
- the gspN gene encoding type II secretion system protein GspN, coding for MPKENELEEDFLTDEDQEIQESLLEDDGDLFDEDGDEEHSKVNRKQIVTLVTIAVVSFLVFTLFIFPLNEIVRSILIKTGKETGIFMDAKEIHFPMFGRKSFDSFIASFPSGTSIKAEEVSLGISLLGLMQSRLDGDANIGYFNFEGSEWAMSVQTLDIPLRLSPLDDKITKWNGEGEIDLSGGKIKESAEIPFLGSLKGTDIRKANVLFKIRSGKLLIERGSLESSLAKFQFQGVVRLSDNFSYSQLDLKVCFTLTEKFAQERQDLVGMVALLPQEGGKTCIPIRGTFSAPKVDLPNLNQLGGGAPKAEDTSIEPAPVP